One genomic segment of Microtus ochrogaster isolate Prairie Vole_2 linkage group LG8, MicOch1.0, whole genome shotgun sequence includes these proteins:
- the Tp53inp2 gene encoding tumor protein p53-inducible nuclear protein 2 isoform X1, which yields MLQRFTSLFFSTPSPPEDSNCPGAFVSEEDEVDGWLIIDLQDNYTAPPNPGASPAPAGRPPPAPSLMDESWFVTPPACFTAEGPGLGPARLQSNPLEDLLIEHPSMSVYVTGSTIVLESGPPSPHPDAALPDQDLSDGELAPARREPRALHHAAAAMPGRAGLLEKAGQVRRLQRARQRAERHALNAKVLQRQNRARESRSRRPKHQGSFIYQPCQRQFNY from the exons ATGCTCCAGCGCTTCACCAGCCTTTTCTTCAGCACTCCTTCGCCTCCTGAAGACTCCAACTGCCCCGGGGCCTTCGTCTCAGAGGAGGATGAAGTGGATGGCTGGCTCATCATTGACCTGCAAG ACAACTACACAGCTCCCCCAAATCCTGGGGCCTCTCCTGCTCCTGCAGGCCGCCCTCCACCCGCACCCTCCTTGATGGATGAGAGCTGGTTTGTTACCCCTCCCGCCTGTTTTACTGCAGAGGGGCCCGGTCTTGGGCCTGCCCGCCTCCAGAGCAACCCCCTGGAGGACCTCCTCATTGAGCATCCCAGCATGTCCGTTTATGTCACTGGCAGCACCATAGTGCTGGAGTCTGGGCCACCTTCCCCTCACCCTGATGCTGCCTTGCCTGATCAGGACCTCAGCGATGG AGAGTTGGCGCCTGCCCGACGGGAGCCCAGGGCCCTGCACCACGCAGCTGCTGCTATGCCGGGGCGAGCTGGGCTGCTGGAAAAGGCCGGCCAGGTGCGGAGGCTGCAGAGGGCCCGGCAGCGGGCAGAGCGCCACGCCTTGAATGCTAAAGTGCTACAGCGGCAGAACCGCGCTCGGGAAAGTCGCTCGCGCCGGCCCAAGCACCAGGGCAGCTTCATTTACCAGCCGTGCCAGCGCCAGTTCAACTACTGA
- the Tp53inp2 gene encoding tumor protein p53-inducible nuclear protein 2 isoform X2 produces MLQRFTSLFFSTPSPPEDSNCPGAFVSEEDEVDGWLIIDLQEGPGLGPARLQSNPLEDLLIEHPSMSVYVTGSTIVLESGPPSPHPDAALPDQDLSDGELAPARREPRALHHAAAAMPGRAGLLEKAGQVRRLQRARQRAERHALNAKVLQRQNRARESRSRRPKHQGSFIYQPCQRQFNY; encoded by the exons ATGCTCCAGCGCTTCACCAGCCTTTTCTTCAGCACTCCTTCGCCTCCTGAAGACTCCAACTGCCCCGGGGCCTTCGTCTCAGAGGAGGATGAAGTGGATGGCTGGCTCATCATTGACCTGCAAG AGGGGCCCGGTCTTGGGCCTGCCCGCCTCCAGAGCAACCCCCTGGAGGACCTCCTCATTGAGCATCCCAGCATGTCCGTTTATGTCACTGGCAGCACCATAGTGCTGGAGTCTGGGCCACCTTCCCCTCACCCTGATGCTGCCTTGCCTGATCAGGACCTCAGCGATGG AGAGTTGGCGCCTGCCCGACGGGAGCCCAGGGCCCTGCACCACGCAGCTGCTGCTATGCCGGGGCGAGCTGGGCTGCTGGAAAAGGCCGGCCAGGTGCGGAGGCTGCAGAGGGCCCGGCAGCGGGCAGAGCGCCACGCCTTGAATGCTAAAGTGCTACAGCGGCAGAACCGCGCTCGGGAAAGTCGCTCGCGCCGGCCCAAGCACCAGGGCAGCTTCATTTACCAGCCGTGCCAGCGCCAGTTCAACTACTGA